GCGAATACGCATGCCGCGGCCATTCTGGCCAAGGCCGTCGAGTTCGACTCCTCCGACCTTCTTTACCGAGACGGTACGTGGTGGCTGCATTCCGTCCTGACTCTGCCCGACGAACCCTTTTCCCCTACGGGAAAGGCTATTGGCGTGGATCTTGGAATCAACCGCCCAGCGGTCACGTCCGGGAATGTCTTTCTGGGCGAAGCACGCTGGAAGGAAATTGAAAAACGGTATTTCCGGCTCAAACGCAATCTTCAGGCCAAAGGCACTGCCTCCGCCAAACGCCATCTTCGGCGCGTCAGGCATCGGCAGCAACGGTTCAGGCGCGATTGTGACCACGTCCTCTCCAAGAGGATCGTAGATATGGCCGGCAACGGGTCCGTGATCGTGCTGGAAAACCTCAAAGGCATTCGCTCCACCACCAAGCAGCGTGGCAAGCGCCAGCGGCGCAGGCACCATGGGTGGAGCTACGAGCAGCTCAAATCCTTTCTCGAATATAAGGCAGCGGCGACTGGTTGCCGCGTCGAGACCGTCGATCCGAGAAAGACAAGCCAGCGTTGTTCGAAGTGCGGATACACAGCACGATCCAATCGCAAGAACCAGAGCCTTTTCGCCTGCGGTGATTGCGGCTTCTCGCTCAACGCGGACCTCAACGCCGCCCGGAACATAGCCTGGAAATACCTTGCTCAGGGTGGCATGCCCGCCCTGGGCGGGCCGCCAGTCAACCGGCCTATCGTAACGCATGTTGAAGCCAAAGCCTCCTAGAGGAATTGCGGCTGAGTGTAGTTACAAGCCTCGTCCTTCAGGGCGAGGTCGTTGACCTGTAAAGTATGGAGTAAAGGCGTAGTGATTCAAGGCTACAGCCCAGATGAATGGCGCTTTGACATCTGTGGAAGCCCCATGAAATTTAGTGCTTATGGGGATATTGAATCAGAGCATGGCTGGGAAATAGATCATATCAGGCCGGTTTCCAAGGGCGGTTCAGACGAGCTTTTAAATCTTCAGCCACTTCAATGGGAAAATAATCGATCCAAGGGCGACAGGTATCGTTGGAAGTTCTAATCGGAATGCAACCGTTCACAGAGGGGCACGCTTCACCCTGAACTGTCTTCCGGGCGTACGTTTTTGGCGGCTCGGGGCGGGGTCTTTTCAGGTTGAAGCAACCAGTCGTGGGGTCGATTCAAGGAACCTCCGGCGGCATGGCCAGTTTTTCCCAGTCCAGGCGGACCTTGAGGCCGTTGCCCTGTTTGAAGGGGATGACGCCTTCATGCTGGAGCCTGCCGACGACAATGCCCGGGGCGGTATCCACGTCCGTGGCGAAAGCGCTGATTGCATCCAGG
The Deltaproteobacteria bacterium DNA segment above includes these coding regions:
- a CDS encoding transposase translates to ANTHAAAILAKAVEFDSSDLLYRDGTWWLHSVLTLPDEPFSPTGKAIGVDLGINRPAVTSGNVFLGEARWKEIEKRYFRLKRNLQAKGTASAKRHLRRVRHRQQRFRRDCDHVLSKRIVDMAGNGSVIVLENLKGIRSTTKQRGKRQRRRHHGWSYEQLKSFLEYKAAATGCRVETVDPRKTSQRCSKCGYTARSNRKNQSLFACGDCGFSLNADLNAARNIAWKYLAQGGMPALGGPPVNRPIVTHVEAKAS
- a CDS encoding HNH endonuclease, whose translation is MKFSAYGDIESEHGWEIDHIRPVSKGGSDELLNLQPLQWENNRSKGDRYRWKF